A stretch of Brassica rapa cultivar Chiifu-401-42 chromosome A08, CAAS_Brap_v3.01, whole genome shotgun sequence DNA encodes these proteins:
- the LOC103834390 gene encoding auxin-responsive protein SAUR21 has protein sequence MIRFKDIVFQAKRIVSEKISRLRYIINLRKGHFAVYVGEEEEKTNRFVVPISYLKYPLFQALLRQAENEFGTDHSTKYLTIPCAEDVFIDVTSRLKPNLSTSIYLV, from the coding sequence ATGATTCGATTTAAAGATATAGTTTTTCAAGCAAAGAGAATAGTCAGTGAGAAAATATCGCGTTTGAGGTATATAATTAACTTACGTAAGGGTCACTTCGCAGTATacgttggagaagaagaagaaaagacgaATAGATTTGTGGTTCCAATCTCTTATTTGAAATATCCTTTGTTCCAAGCTCTCTTGCGTCAAGCCGAAAATGAATTTGGCACAGATCACTCGACGAAATATCTTACGATCCCTTGTGCTGAAGATGTCTTTATTGACGTCACTTCTCGTCTAAAACCGAATTTAAGTACTAGTATTTATTTGGTTTGA
- the LOC103834391 gene encoding auxin-induced protein 15A produces MGIQLIGLSHAKQKLQRSLSAKIASLLAMSGTNNVPKGHVAVYVGETHQRKRFVIPISYLNHPLFQGLLNLAEEEFGFDHPMGGLTIPCTEDYFTSLASVLSGS; encoded by the coding sequence ATGGGTATTCAATTGATTGGACTATCTCATGCCAAGCAAAAGCTTCAAAGAAGCTTATCAGCAAAAATCGCAAGCCTCTTGGCCATGTCGGGTACTAATAATGTCCCAAAGGGTCATGTGGCCGTCTACGTGGGGGAGACTCACCAAAGGAAGAGATTCGTGATACCTATATCATATTTAAACCATCCATTGTTCCAAGGTTTGTTGAACCTCGCAGAAGAAGAGTTCGGGTTTGACCACCCCATGGGAGGTTTAACCATTCCTTGCACTGAAGATTACTTCACTTCTCTAGCTTCGGTTCTAAGTGGTTCATGA
- the LOC103834392 gene encoding auxin-responsive protein SAUR50, protein MAIMKKSLKLTQTAMLKQILKRCSSLGKKNGRGYDDDYLPLDVPKGHFPVYVGENRSRYIVPVSFLTHPEFQFLLRRAEEEFGFDHDMGLTIPCDEVVFQSLTSMIR, encoded by the coding sequence ATGGCAATAATGAAGAAATCTTTAAAACTCACTCAAACAGCAATGCTGAAGCAGATTCTTAAGAGATGCTCGAGCTTAGGAAAGAAGAACGGAAGAGGGTACGACGACGATTACCTCCCGCTCGATGTTCCAAAGGGACACTTTCCTGTCTATGTCGGAGAGAACAGAAGCAGATACATTGTCCCAGTCTCCTTCTTGACTCACCCTGAGTTCCAGTTTCTCTTAAGACGAGCTGAGGAAGAGTTTGGATTCGACCACGACATGGGTCTCACCATTCCTTGTGATGAAGTCGTTTTTCAAAGCCTAACCTCCATGATTAGATGA